DNA sequence from the Centroberyx gerrardi isolate f3 chromosome 2, fCenGer3.hap1.cur.20231027, whole genome shotgun sequence genome:
GTAAGAATAACCCCCTGAACTTCCCCAGTACAGACCACAATTACCTTTTACCTTCATCCATCAATGAACCTATCCATTGATAGATGACATGGATTGATGGAGTGCAGTgtgttatagttatctttatagttgtcgcactaggtgtgaatgggccttaacaGCCGCAATTTAGGCGCACGCTCATAAACTTTTCTGTCATCCTACTGTGATGCTCTTattaaacaataacaaaacaaacatctctgACTGGTAAAGGCAAATTGACATTGACATTGATTTTATATTTCATGGCAAGATGTGGCCTTTCTTATTCCATAGTGCCACTCGAGCTGTTTAGGTGGTTTGCCTAATTTTGTCCTATGAAAATCCTGGGAATTTTATCTTCCCCATGCGTGATGCCCTAGCGCCGCCTATGATTAGGTCATTGATATTTAAGATTGAACTTTAAGATTTACTGCCTTTAAGGCATCACATCTGCAACAGTTGTAACTTCTTTTCAAACACTAAAACCATTTTCACCAGTTGTGACATTATAGAAAAAATGGCTGAGCCATAATAGATTTGATATTCTTTAATACCAAATgcctgcatcttttttttttttttatttaacccagaatataaaacaattgtAAATAACTGGCACACAtagtgaaacaaacaaaattcacATAAAGAGAATACACAAGACGTTGTAATCAGCTCTTGTCTCCAGAAAGAATGTATGAAATGTTGAAGTGGCAGTGGTACAACACAGTACCAAAAATATTTGTGAAACTGACATCCAAATAAGATTTCTTTCTACAGCATAACAATTATGGATTACATCAAagtatacattttaaaaaaagcaaagcaCCAAAAATCTTTTGATTTATACAAGCTGTCAAATGTTCACAAATCAGTGTGGAATGTCTGCTGATGACGCTCTAACGAATCTTGACAATATCTAGCTGTCCATGATCAGCTTGTTTTGATCATTTTTCAGAACAAACTCATCAGGTTTTAACACGTTTTTCTCCAATATGTTGTCCGGCAAAACTGATATTGCCAGAGTTGAAATCGACCATAATGTTCTCTTTTGACCTATACATGTACTGCAGTGTGGGGTGCTTAAATATTACTGGCTAAAGATGGGCCAATGTTATGACTGGGTGTCTCTGTACTGAATTCAaggcgtatgtgtgtgtgtgttcatccttCCCATGGCGGGCTGCGTCTTCCATCCACATCTGTCTCTACATGGTACAGCATATCAGCCAGTGTGTGTTCGATCACAGCTCCCCAGCCCATGTCACTCAtctgaggtaaaaaaaacaaaaaaacccaaaacaaaacacagaaggtTGATCAAACAATAGCTCAGTATTGCATTAACATAAACTTATATAAACATCATCCCTGAATCTAGTATTATTTATCTTGACAGATGCTCTCACCGGCTGGTACTTTATGTCCTTGGGAGGGTGTTTGAAATGCGGCCCGAAATTAACTGACACCTGAAAAGAGACAGGGTAAAATTTTATCAGTCtagaaaaacaatgacaaagtaCACATTTACTTGGGATACTGTTAATGCATACAAAatctactttgattttattgcaGTAGGGGTCATTAAAAACAAGTTTAACCCTTTAGTGATGAAAAGTAAGACTAACACTCAACACAACATGCTGTACTGACCGTGCAGCTCTTGTAGAGTGAGATGGCAGGGAAGTAGAGGCCTTCAAACAGATTTTCATAGGCAACACCTTGGCTCACCCCATTCTTATAGAAGATCATCTGAAAGAGAGGAGTCACAAAAGTCAACACCAGCAAACAGTACAGGGATTACTCTCTAAAGGGATTACTTTGCAGTGGTTCACTAACCTTGCTGGGGCTGATAGACTTGAGGCTTTTCTCTGCTTTGTCCACATAGTCCTTTTCCTCAAAGTACAGGTAGCTCTTGAACTTAATTAATGCCTGAAGAAGAGAACAGACCCATGAAAAGTCAGAGTGAAGATGTATGTGCTGTCAGTGTATTTCTCTCATAATACCATAGCTGTTACCTTGTCCTTGTATGTGTCAGGCAGAGCCTTGGCGGTCTCGGTGCCATCAGGCAGCTCTATGAAGAAGCCCAGTGTATCTCCCTGGCCATAGGCTGAGGAGTAATGCTTTCCTATTGACTGGTGAAACCGCGTGCCCTTCTTACTGCGCCAGGAGTAGCTGAACTTGTCGTAGCCCAGAGGAGCCTGCAGGTTACCTATGATACAAACATGGAAAAATGGCAGAATAATGTCAACACTGTCCTCATCCCTCCACTCAGACTGTGTATGTAAGGCCCCCTTTATCCCTGGCATGTGTCATGTATTCAGACAGTGTCTAGCTATGATTTACATATGTTAATATGGTCACGTGTCTCTGAACACATGTGGAGCCGCTTTTCTTTATGGGATTTTGAATACATCTTGGGTACAATTACACCTGGATCTTATGCATTTTTGCTCCATCTGTATACAATCCGATCACCCAgaatgcatgttaatgccaagtATAAAAGGgttctatgtatgtatgaggTTCCACTGACCAAGTGGTTGAGACCAGCCTAGCCTGGCTGCAGTATCTGGAGGCATCTCATCAATGGAAACCTCAAAGTACCAGGATCCCTTCCGTACACCGTGGGAGGCTCGGACCATAGAGTAGCCCTTCTCCCCCGTGACCGTCAGACGGTCGTCGGAGATCTTCAGTTGAGGCGCTGGAACATGAACGTATATGATTTTTGTAAACGTAACATAAATATAGACTGAGCAACACAGCCTGAGGTCTGACAAAAGATAAACAAAATCAACCTGATAACTGACATcaaaataaactagaaaatCATCACTGTGCTAGGGCTGTTCAGCTCTCTGTTGCAAGGCTAAGTGACCCTTGCTGAGAAATTGCTGTCATGCATGCAGATGGAGTTTCTTGGTAGACTATGCAGTACCTCTGTCATGTAAGGCCAGCAGGACCCTCTCATACAGACAGGCCCTGTACAGATCCCCAGGTATGGGTTTGCCAGCCCAGCAGTCCAGTTCTAGTTTCTCTGGGTCTGGGGCGTGGGGATCTGGTTCTGCCAGGATGTAACGGTACCCATCCTTATTGAAGGGGTGCTCTAGTGGGTAACCATGGGGCGGCAAGCGTTGGGCGGAGAAAAGAGGGTCACTACAATGGAGGAGGACAGAGCAGAGAAGTAGAGGTTAATTTTGTATCTTCATTGATATAAGTCACAGTAAATTAAATGTGGCACAAAAGAGAGCCAAATTCCTTTGGCATGTCTGTAGGGCACCCAAACAGTTTACTGTGGTTCATccagtgagagtgtgtgtgtctttgccgACTATTTTTGTACCTGCGGGTTCTTTTAGCTGCTCCTGCAGCTGCTCCCtcctgttgttgctgctgtttacGTTTggctcctctcccttttcctgggcctggggCCAAAGCAccttcaaaacaacaacacagattaCGCTATGAAtataaacaaatgcacacatgcatgcacgcacacacacacacacacacacacacacacagtcgcactCACTGTGGGTCAATGGCATAAGCAAATAGGTGGCCACCTCAAGAGACAACTAACCAGGTAATAAAAATGGACAAATGATGCTATGGATACTTTCACTTATGAACTGCCCTGTTATACTTGCCTTTGGGTAGCAAATACACTCTCCACCTTATTTTATTGTTGATGGTGTGCCTCGTGAATATTAAAACCTGATATTGTGTTTTCAATACATATATCAGAAGTGGTCAATGGCATAGGCAATGTAAGCAGCTGCCTTGGgtgggtgttttgtttttcctgtccCAAACAAGCTCCCATGGACCTGGGTGTCCCATGAATGAAAGTGACAGAACACCATAACATTTAATCAATGGCAGTTGTCCCCTGAAAAGCTACTTATGATAAGTTAAGTCACACTATATTAGACTAGGTTTGCTAATAGGCAATTTGTGTAATTGATAGGAGATTCTGAAACAAAATCTCAGGGTTTGTAGTAAGATTCTACATTAATCAAGTTCATTCATTGTTGACTGTCTTTCTTCTCCACAGCGGTTTTGCATTAACCTTTTTACAGCCTAATGTAAATAGTGTTTGGAGACGTTTATGCTCTCCACCTCCAAAGTTGCtggaaaaatgaaacattttcccCATCAATTACATTAGGTCTTGGTTGATCAGATAGCTGCTGTTAGCAACATGATACAATAATCTGAAACAGTACTAACTGTTCACATACAGAAGAAAGTGTGTTTGATTCAGTCTTTATACTGATACAGATACGCTTTTATAATATCATGGATGTCTCAGAGGGCCGTCTTTTCATTATCTTTCCCACCAACAATGCCAAGACCGCCactgcgtacacacacacacacacacagtgaaagcaGGTTATTAGGAGTTTGGTGTACTCGGGGAGACAGCAGGCACAAAGAGGCAGGAATTAGTTCGCATGGCATTTTCCAAACACTAGCAGCCTCTTACAATCCCTCTTCATCATGGCCCTGCCATATTATTCTCTCAGTGCTCTGACCCAGATCCTGGGATTTCCCGCTCAGATTCTCATCTTCCTCCCAGGAGTAACAATGGCTATCAAATGTAACAATGGAAATCAAATGTGGTGTAATGCTTAATTATTAGTATAttctggaggaaaaaaatgaaaagcaaaataaatgtaaaaacactCTCATTcctttatgtaaaaaaaaaaaaaaaggctcaaaCCAATTGTTGTGTGCTTAACACTCAAGGAAAGAGCACAGGGTTGGCTTTCTCAACCTTATGGTGATTAAGAAATGCTATTGACTGTAATTATAGgacctgtttttctctcttctgcatGTTTCTTCACCATTGCAGAGAATGAAAGCAGCACATCCACTTCACACATTTAAATTTTGCACAAAACCTGCATTATACCTATGGTACACAAAGCAGTTGTATGTAAGCCTGAGACAACCTTCAGGTATCGGACCGAGTGTTAAACCATTAACCACAATGAAGTGAAGTCTGTACATTGTAAAGCTCCTGTTATTGTCAATTCATTAGCACCATGTGAATTGATTTCTAAAACGGGAATCCGGAGAATTGTTAAATATTGGTGGGGCCTCAAGAGAAACATCACCGTTGTCCTTACCAACTGCAAACACCTATGCAGTGAAGTCTCACAAGTAATTTCTCAAACTTGAAAGATGAATCTATGTGTGCAACCCTAAACAATTTGGTTTACTATATTTAATGCAATTTGTTTCAAATTTAACTGACACATAAGTATGGTGGCTCGGGTCTGTCATGGAAGTCAAaagtggaggagaaggaaggggatGAGGCTAATTAGTATTGGATGAAAGCCAATGGCAAATCAAAAATGGCATTCTACTCTCACATATATTGTTATACATGGAGTACAAAGTGTCATTTCAGACAGGAGATTTCAGGGATTTGAGAGCCCATGAGCAGCAAGCCAGAGGACGAGGAGGATATATAAGGTCACCAATCAAAGGGGGGAAagctttggggggggggggggggggggggggggggcaccaaaCATACGCAGAGAGCAGACAGGGAGGTTACAATTGGACTTGGATGAAGTTGCCCATAAGATACTGACTGAAGATCAGTTTTGCTCAAGGCCCGTATTGAATTGTGATTTGGGGTTGGGGGAAAACTGATGTCTGGTTTGAACCTCAGGGCCAACTTCTATCCACAGGGTTACAAGACCACAAAACACACCGTTCAGGGCCAGATGCCAAAATACCACATATTCACCTGAGAAAGCTGATCCACCTGGAACACAATGCACAGAATTGCCACAGTCATCAGATTTAACAGTCTCTTACTCTCTATTCTGGGTAGTTCATGCTGGCCATTACTTAAGGTCTGTGAAACATTTTCCCAAGTTCAATTATTATCATCTATGCTGCATGGAGAACTGAATCACATTTTCTAACTTAATTTTCTTTGTGTCCCGTGCTTACCGTTTAGCCCGCCGGCAGTGGGGGTGGCAGTGGTCTGTTTCTGGGTGTCATATGAAGGTCCAATGTTTCCCAGGTCCTACAGAAGTGTAAGTACTTGTCAGCATCACAGCAACTGAAATTCTGCTTTAGACGTGTACAAAAGTTCTTCATTTTCTGCAGTGCGAGGTCTTCATATGTGGTACACATGTCAGGTGCGTGCTAAATACCTGGTCCAACAGGCCAAACTTTGGGTATTCTTCCTCTGGGTCTTTGCTGCCGGGGTCAGGGTGTTCTTTCACTAGAAACACATCTCGCTCTTTACTCTGGAAAATACACACAGGAACTATTactatttaataataataataataataataataataataatgtgtctTTCCTCTGTACACCATGAAAAAGCCACATTACCATTGTCTTCACTATGTTGTTGGGCCAGGTCAGTTTCCCTGGTCTTTGACGAGTTGTCATGCACTCCCAGTGCTTATCAATGAATGGTATGATATCCTGCAACGACAAAtcaaaaacagagacaaatcTTTCCATATGTGAAGACGGAGATGTGCACAATGCAAAACAccaggtaaaaaataaataacactgcaTTAATAGGTATACATTAACTACAGATTTTTATTCATTAAACAGAATAATGAAACAGTATTACCTCCCACAGAGCTGCTCTATATTGGAAGTTTTATTGTATGTTGGTGTAAAAGTATTACAATGACTGTGTTGAGTAGACTCACCTTGTCTTTGGAGAACATGGTCTTTGGGTGTTCCTCTTGGGTCCGGGACCGCCATGTCAGGTTTGCCAAGGCTGTGAGGCACATTTCCTTCAGATCTGAAACACAAATAGCAACACCAGTTTGTCAATGGCAAGTAATAAAGAGGCAAAAACTGCTGTTAAGCGCAAGTAAAAGAAGAATGAAATCCACTGTTACGCCTGAACTACACAGCATGCGTTAGGTAGTTTGTAGCACAGAGGAGCTGAGGCTGAATCTGAACACCTACTGGCTTGTTTCCTGAGGAAGTACGTGTTGCCGCTGTGATGGCACACGTTGCAGTGAAACACATAGTTGGTCATAAAGGGAAGACAGGTCCTgtagggaaggaggagggaagatgaTCAAACAATGACAATTACTGAGAACATAGTCAGACTTGTTAGTTGTAGCACAAAAGAGCTGCTAAGATGTCACTGTTGACCATCAATTGAATGGCAGGGCTTCCCATTAATCATACATACGCAGTGTCGATGCCAAATGTGTCTGCTGTGAACCATTTCATGCACAAGGcacactgcagctccacctCTCCCAGCTGCCTCCCACTCTCCTCATCCCCAGATCCAGTCAGGGCGTCAGCGGCCTCCGAGCCTTCACCACCGGTGTCCTGTGAGAAATCGAGTTTTGCTTTAAAATAGCTTTTGTCTGATTGGAGCGAAATTACAACTACAAAAGCCACGGAGAGAAATGTACTGCATGCAATCAATAACAAAGTCAGCCGCAATGCCAAtggaaaggaaattaaaaaatctCAGACATCAAGCATAACAGGAATGAATAACAACAATGTCTAGCCATGTTACCATTCCCTCTTTGCCATTTGAAGATTCAGTATCCATGTTAGTGGGTAGTTCTCCAAATGCAGCATCGCTGAAAGTAAACAAAAAGACAACCAGGTTATTTCATAGCTACATTATACTGTACAGCTGGTAGGATTACATGAGTAGTTAAAAACACGAGAACTAGCTTGGTTTCTACGCATATAACAACACTGCTCAGATGAGGGACCCACGTTATATTCTGTGCGGTTGTGCCACACTAGCAGGCATGCTAATCAGGGATGTGATAGAGTCAGGACGATGAATTAATTCAAATGTGTGTTATGAGTTAGCCGTCCGTTAGCTGGAGGTTGGCATAGCTAGCTCTATATACCGCTTGGTCCATGCTTTCAAGGATAAGTACAGTTTCGCTCTATTCAAAGAGAAGCGGTACGTATCGGCCAAACGTCTGTGTGTTAGCCCCCTATACGTGCTGTTCTCTGTCAAAACATCCGCAAGTTGACAGTTGCCTTGTTTATGGACAAAGGTACATGCATCGTATAATGCGATTTAAGAGTTTTACGAATCATTAGGAGCCACGCTTCACTTCGGCATACATTCagtacaccaagcagcacttttaTCATTTGTTCGCCAGTTGTTCCGACCATCTCCTTCCGTCAAAATGAACCGTGCTTGGTGGTGacgagcagtgtgaaccaatttAAAAAGCTGACAGTTTATTTTAACAGAGAGCTGCTTGAGGGGTTGTCCATATGCCGATTTCACATTAGATATTTCTGGCAAAATATAAATGTCTTAAGTTATGCTTTACAAGCTATTCACGTTTGCCAATAAGCAGGGAAACATAAAcctgccagatttttgaacggAGTTTTGGAGTGACGTCCTCTCCATACAAAGAGAATGAGACCGAGCTAAACTGTCTGGTTCACTAGGCGAGTTGGTGGAGTGCTAGCGTTAGCTAGTTTGCTAAATGCCTTTATAGCTAGGAAAGCTGATTGTGTATGCTTTATATTTGCACCGATAATCAGGTATCTGACCTGCAAAGctataataatgaaatattttttgCCTGGGAGACACATACCCCTCTCCGGTCTCCTGTTCAGCAACAGCAGCACTACCCGCCTCTCCTTCCGACGCCATGTTTCAAATCAATGGCAATTAAACAGGAAACATCGCGAGACACGGTTGGGACAACAGGAAAATTAACTTCCGGGTAGTTGACAAGACAAGAAGGGTGgttgaaatgttttaaaataattaaaagtaaaGTTCAAACCCATACTAGAGCCACGTCGAAATCACATGGCAGTGTTTACTTTTCCAATTCAAATAACGTTGGGTAGCAGATTGGTTTAGAAAGCCAGAAAGTCCAGAATGTGTGTAGTCTGTTGCTGCCTTCAAGGCCTCCTCGTAAACTCCTACTTCCCAGCACGCAAGTCAtttgtgctgcagtggcagaACGAAGAGGAGTAATGCGGCTTAGACATGTAAATTATTCATTAGCCAGAAATTGTACAATTTATAGGCCTAACTATGCACAAAATGCAAGacaactaaaagttaaacaaaagtgaaaatagaaacatacaacaatactaattataattattatttgcatataatgccaaaaataaaatagGCTACCTCGCCACCTACACGACACATTTCGGCAGTGTGGATATCGTAAAAATCTCCACGTTCTTACTTCTCAGTCtaatttaccactttgttggatGTTCATGTGCGCTCAGGTCACCAATTACAATAATTCCGACatcacatgaaggcagcattttACATTGAAACGCATTCAAACGGGTCTGGATTGAATTGCATTTGCAACTGATTTCAGTGTTGCAAAAAGTTTTATACTGTGATGCAAACTGGCTGTACATGACTTCGACTGTCACATAATACTCAACTGAATATGCTTGAGTTAGGCTATTAACAGAGAAGGGTCTCTGTCGTCATAACGCAGCAAGCAAAAGGTTTCTCTGGGTGTTTCTTCAATTCAAAGTGTATTTGCAGTAGCCTTCCATGCTACAAGAGCCACAGGAGATGAATTACAAGGgaaacaaaatacaaatgttATTCAAATCCAAAAGTCCGACCATATTGTGCATGACCCATTTGTCTGTCTACACAGGAGTAGGCTACCGCTGCTGCATGATGCTTCATCAGGCGACAGGTGCACGCCAGAGGTTGCCAGATTATTAACTAATGGTATTTTGTAGGGTATttctgcaaaagaaaaaaaaaagcaattaagTGGTGAAATCAGTTTTCATCTAAAATTATTGTTTAATCTTTGTCACTGTGATCTCATGGCGTGCATGCTGTGGCTTTAAAAACTATCCTAGTATATTTATAGCCTAGGTCTTTATTGGTCGTAACACATTGTAGAATTATATGCCTATTGGacaaatatctttaaaatatgaCGCTAAGATAAATGTTTAATGATCCCGTAAGAAACAGGTTGTTACTCTAGATAAAAAAGCCTACACAAtgattcccaaagtggggtctggggaccaccgggggtccttaATAGGGTTACAGGGGGTCCCCGgcaaaataggtagaaatagtTTGATTTGAGCCCAATGACAaggatgggttagggttaggaaaaattgaaaaaatgaaaaagtttggctaaacaaacatgtattttttcatttgaatacagCAGCCAACATTCAGTACGCCAGTAGAGGGCTCACTTCACCTTTGTTATTATAATGACTGAATGGTCATTGAATACCTTACCAAAATGTTAAAAGGACTGATATCAATATCAAAAGTGGCCAAGAAGTGGCCCACATTTTTAACCCTCCTGTTGTGTTCGTTTCATGTTAATTCTGTGTTCCCTGTCCAAAATGACCACCCCATTATAGCTGATTATAAAtccataataatacatatattatCACCTAATGTTGTGTTAGATCTTTTTATCAACTTAAGTTCTTGTGAACATTACAAGTTTTGAACTTCTATTTGCTATTTATGGCCTGTAGGCCTCATTGACCTGAGCTCATACAACTCGTTTTTGAGTAAAAAAagcataatgtatggattatttTGACTATAACAAACACTCAGATGAAACATATTGCGCTATTTATCACAGActactttgtgtcaaagtttaacaaggacatttgttttgaaaccatttcagatttttaaatagAGGCACAAAATAACATCTGTTGTGTTCCCAGTCAAAACTGACCGGTATGGTTTTATTAGTAAAGAAAGGACATAGGCCCAAAACTACACATGAAAACTTTACTGCATCTTCACTGTCAGTTTcctggcctctctcctcctcaccagtGTCATGATCAAAGATAAGATCAAGagcctcacatacagtatattgtttggTCATTGTGCTGCCACAGAATGAATTGTGAGCAAGGCCTCAAAAAAGCTTTATATACCAGAGCTGCAAGAAAAGTTCTATTATTGAAACAATGTTGCGATTGTTTGTGAGAATGCCAACAGGTGTGGTTCCCGTGAGGGAAAGATTCTAATGGGGAAAGGTTCCTGTGGGGGTTGCCATGGAAGCCAAGAAGgggagtgaagtgtgtgtgtgtgtgtgtgtgtgtgtgtgctcaaacacacatacatgtgggGCATGATGAATGGGCATGTGCCTGAACTCAATTTTATACACTAATTGTAGTCtcacccattcatttctaatgatGGGAACACCACAGGTGtacaaaagttaaataaaacacccaaaatttaatgaaaattatcaaaatttattttgtgtgttcagatgccctGTGTGGACAAAGTCATGGAACCTTATGACAATCAGATTAAATAAACTACatttttcagagagaaaacttGTAAATCGGTCCAATTCGACCAGAACACAATAGGAGGGTTAAGTATATTTgatgttttaatgtaaaacctTAACATAAAAGAATGAACTGATAACAAAGGCTCTAAAAAAAGATCCAGCATGGTGCTTTTAAGGCTATTTATACTAATTTAGTTCAAGGTGACAGTTAATTCTTTTTTAAAAGTCtgaattttatttcatttatttaatgtgtgtttatttttgtggaAACCTTGCATACTATGGATTTTTTTCAGTTGGATTAGGATCAACTGGAGATGGGacttggtttgttttggtttgacaAAATTATTATGTTTATGTGCAATGGTGGAAGCCTCGGCGCCCTTTGTGGAAGTTGGGTGCTGTGGATTTGTAGCCACATCCACTATAGTTTAATCACGGAGTCAGGGAATTGTGGtcagggtttttttgtttttttttgcagcctcTGAAGCAGCCAGAAAGAGTTGAGCTGAGCTGGAAACACAGCAGAGTCCAAAGAATGAACATCCATCTCATGACTAAGACCCGCTGACATAGGAATGGCAGCATGAGATACTGTAGCTGTGTGAGGCTTTGCAGCAAAATTCCACATTCATATTACTCTTTGAATATATTAAATCTTTGCCCATTTCCAAAGCAACTTTTTATGTTATCATTGAATGTAaattagagcagtgattctcaatctttttcatatcaaggacccctaatttagtccacattagggccatggacccccatttgatgagattttgtctctcagacccaaatctgagaatatttttattggtagatatgattttgtccagaattccataactatctgtattgtaggtagagagaaaacagtgaaactatgatcaaaacagtcattcttctacattctctaatgtgttaacttcttgtaaatgaaataatgctgaagtttaacaattcatcaatttgttggggaccccctggaaccccctcaaggacccctggtggttcTCGGACCACATGTTGAGTACCATTGAATTAGAGTGTTCAGAGATCCCATGCTTGAAAAAGTAAATGCACGTTAGTAGGCAAAAGTTTTGACTGAAACTTGACTGAAACTCCAGGGTAGGTTTTATGATGAGATTTAGGGCtggtatattttcatgttttttttttgtttttttccaactaGATTTCTACTGTCTTTACTATGTACTTCTGACATAATACCATGATTCAGATGCTCTGTTAAACCACACTGGAGGACGGCTTCTTTTCATGATCATGCTTAGGTCACTAAAAATGCCAAGACAcaagaaatacattttgtgaATAGCTGTTTATCTACGCGAATTTCTGGtgtctttctttttgtcattttatatatttaatgcCCATGTGCTTCACATGGGGATAAGCACCTGATCAAGTTTGGATGTGCATacacttcttcttttctttttaatctaAACTTCCCCATTTAGTTTAGATTAATACAAAACTGTGATGACGCCAAAGCACCCAATTACTATCTTCCATTCAAACACTATTTAGAAGTTTGTGGCCCACTCTGCCTCCAGCAAAGACGCACCGTGCACAAAGGCCGAGAGACGTGTGTTAAAGTAGCAGCATGAAAGCTCACAAAAGAGCACTACAAGTTAGGAATGCTAAGAGCACCCCTGGGTGCTGCTATAAATGCCTTTTAAAACCATTGTTAAGGAGATAATAGTTGTGT
Encoded proteins:
- the ash2l gene encoding set1/Ash2 histone methyltransferase complex subunit ASH2; amino-acid sequence: MASEGEAGSAAVAEQETGEGDAAFGELPTNMDTESSNGKEGMDTGGEGSEAADALTGSGDEESGRQLGEVELQCALCMKWFTADTFGIDTATCLPFMTNYVFHCNVCHHSGNTYFLRKQANLKEMCLTALANLTWRSRTQEEHPKTMFSKDKDIIPFIDKHWECMTTRQRPGKLTWPNNIVKTMSKERDVFLVKEHPDPGSKDPEEEYPKFGLLDQDLGNIGPSYDTQKQTTATPTAGGLNGGSAFSGALAPGPGKGRGAKRKQQQQQEGAAAGAAKRTRSDPLFSAQRLPPHGYPLEHPFNKDGYRYILAEPDPHAPDPEKLELDCWAGKPIPGDLYRACLYERVLLALHDRAPQLKISDDRLTVTGEKGYSMVRASHGVRKGSWYFEVSIDEMPPDTAARLGWSQPLGNLQAPLGYDKFSYSWRSKKGTRFHQSIGKHYSSAYGQGDTLGFFIELPDGTETAKALPDTYKDKALIKFKSYLYFEEKDYVDKAEKSLKSISPSKMIFYKNGVSQGVAYENLFEGLYFPAISLYKSCTVSVNFGPHFKHPPKDIKYQPMSDMGWGAVIEHTLADMLYHVETDVDGRRSPPWEG